One segment of Ipomoea triloba cultivar NCNSP0323 chromosome 12, ASM357664v1 DNA contains the following:
- the LOC115997961 gene encoding probable rRNA-processing protein EBP2 homolog: protein MAKAAENQDVGMGDPEEQSSESEFETESEEEEEDQEQVVKLAEPSRNAVYNKDGLLDKLGDISWPDKAGWIHKLSIDIDQEGEVDVNDDLARELSFYTQALQGTREAYLKFQSDGVPFLRPSDYYAEMVKSDVHMEKVKGRLLAEKKKIEEAEERKKARENKKLAKEVQAQKQKERAQQKKQEIESVKKWRKQRQQNGFDKNSNAELDLDLEDGKVFQRPNKKRPGVSPGDRSGGKGRPHGGNNKKGSDKKPKGRENRNSKFGFGGKKGLKKQNTADSTNDFRGFSKSDFSSKKRRVK, encoded by the exons ATGGCTAAAGCTGCTGAAAATCAG GATGTTGGGATGGGGGATCCTGAAGAGCAATCCTCAGAATCTGAATTTGAAACTGAAtcagaagaagaggaagaggacCAAGAGCAAGTAGTGAAGTTGGCTGAACCTTCTAGGAATGCTGTTTACAATAAGGATGGGTTGCTAGACAAGCTTGGAGATATCAGCTGGCCTGATAAAGCGGGTTGGATACATAAGCTCTCAATTGACATAGACCAAGAGGGAGAAGTGGATGTGAATGATGACTTGGCAAGAGAGCTCTCATTTTACACACAGGCCTTGCAGGGAACTCGAGAAGCCTATCTCAAGTTTCAATCTGATGGGGTTCCTTTTTTGAGGCCATCTGACTATTATGCTGAAATGGTGAAGTCTGATGTTCACATGGAGAAAGTTAAGGGACGCCTCTTAGCAGAAAAGAAGAAGATTGAGGAGGCAGAGGAAAGGAAGAAGGCCAGGGAGAACAAGAAATTGGCGAAAGAGGTGCAggcacaaaaacaaaaagagaggGCTCAGCAGAAGAAGCAAGAAATTGAGTCTGTCAAGAAGTGGAGGAAACAAAGGCAGCAAAATGGGTTTGACAAAAATTCAAACGCTGAACTTGATTTGGATTTAGAAGATGGCAAGGTTTTCCAACGGCCAAACAAGAAGCGGCCAGGGGTGTCTCCTGGAGACCGTTCTGGAGGGAAGGGCAGACCACATGGTGGAAACAATAAGAAAGGATCAGATAAAAAGCCGAAGGGCAGAGAAAACAGGAATTCGAAATTTGGATTTGGTGGGAAGAAAGGCCTAAAGAAGCAGAACACTGCTGACTCTACCAATGATTTTCGAGGATTCAGCAAGAGTGATTTCTCAAGTAAAAAGAGAAGGGTAAAATGA
- the LOC116000430 gene encoding uncharacterized protein LOC116000430, with product MEFFKKAKSVRLKSHHDKYLLADSDKESVFQDRSGTRKSAKWTVEFVEGFDNVIRLKSCYGKYLTAMDEQFLLGVTGRRVRQTTPKKLDSKLEWEPIIEDSRGRRGVKLKTRYGNYLRANGGLPPWRNSITHDIPHRHQNWILWEVDVVETLPESPKKVPRSEDGDDDLTDFRLSSSTLRRSASESFASSQGGRLIYYYVADDRGKVNDAVEGQSFQFKGHCLEQLTEKLEELTGLESIIVCLRNPFTGKFSPLRLALPPNNATMHIVVLPPTSRAAREFMPESAPR from the exons ATGGAATTCTTCAAGAAAGCAAAATCGGTGAGGCTAAAGAGCCATCACGACAAATATCTACTAGCGGATTCAGATAAGGAATCGGTGTTCCAAGACCGAAGTGGCACGCGCAAGTCGGCGAAATGGACGGTCGAATTCGTGGAAGGATTCGACAATGTGATACGCCTAAAGAGTTGCTACGGAAAATACCTCACGGCCATGGACGAGCAATTTCTCCTGGGCGTAACGGGAAGACGAGTTCGCCAAACAACGCCTAAGAAATTGGACTCAAAGCTGGAATGGGAGCCCATCATAGAAGACAGCCGAGGACGGCGAGGAGTGAAGCTGAAAACCAG GTACGGCAATTATCTCCGCGCCAATGGAGGGTTACCCCCTTGGAGAAACTCAATCACTCACGACATTCCTCACCGCCATCAAAACTGGATTCTATGGGAAGTCGATGTCGTTGAGACCCTGCCTGAGTCGCCGAAGAAGGTGCCGCGATCGGAGGACGGCGACGATGATTTGACCGATTTCAGACTTTCGTCGTCGACTTTGAGGAGATCGGCGAGTGAATCGTTCGCTTCGTCGCAGGGTGGGCGGCTAATCTATTACTATGTGGCGGACGATAGGGGGAAGGTTAATGATGCGGTTGAAGGGCAATCGTTCCAATTTAAAGGGCATTGTTTAGAACAATTGACTGAGAAGTTGGAGGAATTGACAGGGCTTGAGAGCATCATCGTGTGCCTGCGCAATCCCTTCACTGGCAAGTTCTCCCCCCTGCGGCTCGCGCTTCCCCCAAACAATGCAACCATGCATATTGTGGTACTTCCACCTACATCtagag CCGCAAGAGAATTTATGCCAGAATCTGCGCCACGTTGA
- the LOC115998630 gene encoding uncharacterized protein LOC115998630, with amino-acid sequence MEFFNTAKAVRLKSHLDKFLVADEDQRSVRQGRNGSSNKVYWTVELVEGSYHLIRLKNSHGGYLSASDEPFLLGMTGKRVLQALPNPGVKRCHSMEWEPIKEGYKVKLRTRGGTYLRANGATPPWRNTITHDLPYRTATQDWVLWDVDLVDLSVLQHLQSYPSSSYNCSSLPYDQSLNSNISLSHHHHELASESLGLSRVAHRPSYASERQSGMEFFYKAKAVRLESHLGKYLVGDDDEESVRQSRSGASLNARWTVEFVEGKDNVIRLKSCHGLYLTAAEEPFLLGMTGKKVVQTLPTNKTHAPSIEWEPIKEGFRVKLRTAEGKYLRANGATPPWRNSVTHDLPNRTATQDWVLWGVDVVDIVVSSDASDSPASCLSPPSSFNSVLDDTGTPPTRRPHIKTWVIQPK; translated from the exons ATGGAATTCTTTAACACGGCCAAGGCTGTGAGGCTGAAGAGCCACCTTGACAAGTTCCTGGTGGCCGATGAAGACCAACGCAGCGTCAGGCAAGGCCGTAATGGCTCTTCAAACAAAGTTTACTGGACGGTGGAGTTGGTTGAAGGTAGTTATCATCTCATCCGCCTGAAAAACTCCCACGGCGGCTATCTCTCCGCCTCCGACGAGCCTTTCCTTCTTGGCATGACGGGAAAGAGGGTGCTCCAGGCGCTTCCGAATCCCGGGGTAAAAAGGTGTCATTCTATGGAGTGGGAGCCTATAAAGGAAGGGTATAAAGTGAAGCTAAGGACTAGAGGAGGGACGTACTTGAGGGCAAATGGGGCAACGCCGCCTTGGAGAAACACCATAACTCATGATCTTCCTTACAGAACCGCAACCCAAGATTGGGTCTTATGGGATGTGGATTTGGTGGATTTATCTGTGCTCCAGCATTTGCAGAGTTACCCTTCCTCATCCTACAACTGTTCTTCATTACCCTATGATCAATCTTTAAATTCAaacatctctctctctcatcatcatcatgagTTAGCCAGTGAGAGCCTCGGACTTTCACGCGTAGCTCACCGGCCTTCGTATGCAAGTGAAAGACAG AGTGGAATGGAATTTTTCTACAAAGCCAAAGCGGTGAGACTTGAGAGTCATCTAGGAAAGTATTTGGTGGgcgatgatgatgaagaaagcGTCCGGCAAAGCCGAAGCGGCGCGTCGCTTAACGCGCGATGGACGGTGGAGTTTGTTGAAGGAAAAGACAATGTAATCCGGCTAAAGAGCTGTCACGGCCTGTATCTTACGGCGGCAGAGGAGCCCTTCCTTTTGGGGATGACAGGCAAGAAAGTTGTTCAAACTCTTCCCACCAACAAAACCCACGCGCCGTCTATAGAATGGGAGCCTATAAAGGAAGGTTTTCGCGTGAAGCTCAGAACGGCGGAGGGGAAATACTTAAGGGCTAATGGAGCTACGCCGCCGTGGAGGAACTCCGTAACTCATGATCTTCCTAACAGAACCGCAACTCAGGATTGGGTTTTGTGGGGAGTGGATGTTGTAGACATTGTTGTCTCATCAGACGCCTCAGATTCACCGGCTAGTTGCCTGTCCCCGCCGTCAAGTTTTAATTCCGTTCTCGACGACACCGGAACGCCGCCTACCAGGAGGCCCCATATCAAAACCTGGGTAATCCAGCCAAAATAA
- the LOC115998878 gene encoding LOB domain-containing protein 27-like, whose amino-acid sequence MTVKGGTSPACAACKYQRRKCASDCVLAPYFPANQPKMFQNAHRLFGISNITKILKQLDDEDQKADAMKSIIFEADMRERFPVYGCVEYICYLRQQLQQTMDELHYVYTQLAVCKEQQLLGSVVNSHNNNNSNNYDHQQHTTLLQPYGINNAAEMSYPMNVNLFGAAEDDMGEGESSESVGKPNLLGVEPSSYYEHPTDVLVKNTNYNGHMSLPSFPNEHSQDYGLVAFNNTIADDRQSYIEMKETCESSSESSFKDTTQSNEELSRSELKNAAAYFSLTS is encoded by the exons ATGACAGTAAAAGGAGGAACTTCCCCCGCCTGCGCAGCTTGCAAATACCAGAGAAGAAAGTGTGCTTCAGATTGTGTGTTGGCACCTTATTTCCCAGCTAACCAACCTAAGATGTTCCAGAATGCACACCGCCTTTTTGGCATCAGCAACATTACTAAAATACTCAAACAGTTGGATGACGAGGATCAGAAGGCTGATGCCATGAAATCAATCATTTTCGAAGCCGATATGCGGGAGAGATTTCCCGTTTATGGCTGTGTGGAGTACATTTGTTACCTCCGTCAACAACTACAGCAAACTATGGATGAACTCCATTATGTCTACACGCAACTCGCGGTGTGTAAGGAGCAGCAATTGTTAGGTTCTGTGGTTAAttcccataataataataacagtaataaTTATGACCATCAACAGCACACAACTTTATTACAGCCTTATGGGATTAATAATGCAGCGGAAATGTCTTATCCTATGAATGTTAATCTGTTTGGTGCTGCTGAAGATGATATGGGTGAGGGGGAGTCCAGTGAGAGTGTAGGCAAGCCAAATTTGTTAGGTGTGGAACCCTCATCTTACTATGAACATCCCACTGATGTTCTAGTGAAAAATACTAATTATAATGGCCATATGTCACTACCATCATTTCCAAATGAGCATTCTCAAGATTATGGTTTGGTGGCTTTCAATAACACTATAGCCGATGATAGGCAATCCTATATTGAAATGAAGGAGACCTGTGAGTCAAG TTCGGAGTCATCATTTAAAGACACAACACAATCGAACGAGGAGTTATCTAGGAGTGAGCTCAAAAATGCTGCTGCCTACTTCAGTCTCACCAGTTAA
- the LOC115998879 gene encoding glycerol-3-phosphate acyltransferase RAM2-like, whose product MAETINPCPPPCQFPAIEKCRSDGRENDTVVADMDGTLLVGRSSFPYFALVAFEVGGIFRLLFLLLASPLAGLLYYFISESAGIRVLVFATFAGMRVADIESVARAVLPKFYSGDLHPETWRVFSSCGKRCVLTANPRIMVEAFLKEYLGADMVIGTEISTFKGRATGLVNEPGILVAKNKADALQNAFALSPAPDVGIGDRMTDFPFMKLCKESYMVPPNPKVKPLSIDKLPKPIVFHDGRLVQKPSPLMALLIVLWIPLGFVLACMRIAAGALLPMPLVYYAFWALGVRVTVKGTPPPPPSKSTGQTGVLFVCSHRTLLDPIFLSTALGRPIPAVTYSLSRLSEIISPIKTVRLSRDRVTDANMIKKLLEEGDLAICPEGTTCREPFLLRFSALFAELTDELVPVAMSNRMSMFHGTTARGWKGMDPFYFFMNPSPAYQVNFLNKLPAHLTCGAGKSSHDVANYIQRMISATLSYECTSFTRKDKYRALAGNDGTVNHKPGLAPNKAMGC is encoded by the exons ATGGCTGAAACAATAAATCCATGCCCACCACCTTGTCAATTCCCCGCGATCGAGAAATGCCGATCGGACGGCCGGGAAAACGACACGGTGGTTGCTGACATGGACGGAACCTTGCTGGTGGGCCGCAGCTCATTCCCTTACTTCGCTCTCGTGGCCTTCGAGGTCGGCGGAATTTTCCGGCTTCTCTTCCTACTCCTCGCCTCTCCCCTCGCCGGACTTCTCTATTATTTCATCTCCGAGTCCGCCGGCATCCGCGTGCTGGTTTTCGCGACGTTCGCCGGCATGAGAGTCGCCGACATCGAGTCGGTGGCGCGTGCCGTCCTGCCCAAGTTCTACTCCGGCGACTTGCACCCGGAGACGTGGCGGGTTTTCTCGTCGTGTGGGAAGAGATGCGTGCTCACTGCGAATCCCAGGATCATGGTGGAGGCTTTCCTGAAGGAGTATTTGGGCGCTGATATGGTTATTGGGACCGAGATTTCTACGTTTAAGGGCAGAGCTACGGGGTTGGTGAATGAACCTGGAATCCTCGTCGCCAAAAACAAAGCCGATGCTCTCCAAAATGCCTTTGCCTTGTCGCCAGCTCCAGACGTTGGAATTGGTGATCGCATGACTGATTTTCCTTTCATGAAATTATGCAAG GAAAGTTACATGGTACCACCAAATCCAAAGGTGAAGCCACTGAGCATAGACAAATTACCAAAGCCAATAGTTTTCCACGACGGCCGGCTGGTTCAAAAACCCAGTCCCCTAATGGCACTCTTGATAGTTCTATGGATCCCATTAGGCTTCGTTCTAGCGTGCATGAGAATCGCCGCGGGAGCCCTCCTCCCAATGCCGCTAGTCTACTACGCATTCTGGGCACTGGGCGTGCGAGTCACCGTAAAAGGCACCCCTCCCCCGCCCCCTTCAAAATCCACCGGCCAAACAGGGGTCCTCTTCGTTTGCTCACACCGCACCCTTCTCGACCCAATCTTCCTCTCCACCGCCCTGGGCCGCCCAATCCCCGCGGTCACCTACTCCCTCTCGCGCCTCTCCGAGATCATCTCCCCCATTAAAACCGTCCGCCTCAGCCGCGACCGCGTCACCGACGCTAACATGATCAAGAAGCTTCTAGAAGAAGGGGACTTGGCCATATGCCCCGAAGGGACCACGTGCCGAGAGCCCTTCTTGCTCCGATTCTCCGCCTTATTCGCCGAGCTGACGGACGAGCTGGTCCCCGTGGCGATGTCGAACAGGATGAGCATGTTCCACGGGACGACGGCGAGAGGGTGGAAAGGAATGGACCCTTTCTACTTCTTCATGAACCCTAGCCCGGCCTACCAGGTCAATTTCTTGAACAAGTTGCCGGCTCACCTCACTTGCGGCGCCGGAAAATCAAGCCACGATGTTGCCAATTACATACAGAGGATGATTTCGGCGACATTGTCGTACGAGTGCACCAGCTTTACTAGGAAGGACAAGTATCGAGCTTTGGCCGGAAATGATGGAACCGTTAATCACAAGCCGGGACTTGCACCTAACAAAGCCATGGGATgttaa